TGGCTATTGGGGGCTAGGGGGGCGGGCGCCGTCGTTGCCGGTTGGCGGGTGTTCAAACAAGCTCTCGACCGGAAGCCGAAGAGTGCGCCGGAACGCTGCGAGGCGGTCCATTTCGACCTGTTGAACCTGACCATCGGCCAACGGGTATCAGGGCGATGCAACACCTACCGCTGCGCATCCTGCGGGCCACGAAAGACCTTCCGGTATGAGCAGGCCGCCGCAGGGGCGCAGCCCGAACGATTCACCACACCAACACCCAGGGTGTGGCAGATTCGCAGTTCACCTGGGGATCATCCACCTGGTTGCCGGTGGCAGGAGCATTCGGCCTCGACGACTAGCGGGCCCTTGCTTCTGGTTCCGGGATATCCAGGCGCGCTCATCGCGGGTGGCCGTCGGCTAGGCTTTGGGCACCTCTCGATGTCTGTCAGAATTCAACAAGGGTGGCGCGCTGTGTTTGGTCGTGCTCGCTGCAGGGCAAGCCTCGTAGCCCTGATGCTGGTTGCAGGGGTGTTCATCGTGGCTCCGGCGGCGGCGGTGATCTCGTTTGGGCCGACCAACTGGGCGGCGGCAGCGATGACTATGGCAGGGGGGTGGCGGTGGATGGGTCGGGCAACGTGTATACCACGGGCTACTTCTTTGGGACGGCGGATTTCGATCCCGGTGCCGGCACGCTCAATCTGACCTCGGCTGGCAGTGGCGACGTGTTTGTCTCCAAGTTGGATTCCGCCGGCAACCTGGTGTGGGCCCGCCAACTGGGCGGCGGCCTCGACGACATTGGCCAAGGGGTGGCGGTGGATGGGTCGGGCAACGTCTATACCACCGGTCACTTCTCGGGGACGGCGGATTTCGATCCCGGTGCCGGCACGCTCAATCTGACCTCGGCGGGCGCTAGCGACGTGTTCGTGGTGAAGTTGGGCGACACGACAGATCCGGTGGTGACGCCTCCTTCTGATGTGGTGGAGGAGGCGACGGGTCCTTCTGGTGCGGTGGTGAGCTTCGGGTCGGGTTCTGCCACCGACAATGTTGGAGTGACTTCGGGTCCGACGTGTGTTCCGCCTTCAGGTTCGTTGTTTCCGATCGGGGTGACGACGGTGACGTGTTCGGCGTCGGACGCGGCGGGGAATGTGGGTTCGGCGTCGTTCACGGTGACGGTGATTCGAGCATCTACGGTGGGTTTGGTGGATCCGGCGCAGGGCCTGTGGTATCTGCGGAACGGTGCCGGTGCGGTGACGTCGTTCTACTTTGGCAACCCGGGGGATTTCCCGATTGTGGGGGATTGGGATTGTGATGGGGATGACACCCCAGGGATGTACCGCCAGTCCGACGGGTTTGTCTACCTGCGCAACTCCAACACCCAGGGGATTGCCGATATCCGGTTCTTTTTGGGGAACCCCGGAGGCCTCCCCATCGTCGGAGACTTCAACGCAGATGGCTGTGACACGGTTTCGATCTACCGGCCGTCGGAGGGCCGCTTTTTCATCATCAACGCCCTCGGCCAAAACGACGGGGGCTTGGGTGCCGCCGAGTTCTCCTACTACTTCGGTAACCCCGGCGACAAGCCGTTTGTGGGTGATTTCAACGGTGACGGGACAGAGACCGTCGGGTTGCATCGCGAGTCCACCGGACTGGTGTATTTCCGCAACACCCACACCCAGGGTGTCGCCGACTCCCAGTTCATCTTCGGGGATCCCGGTGACCGGCTGATCGCCGGAGACTGGGGGATCGTCGATGGGGTGGACACCCCGGCGGTGTTCCGACCCTCGACGACGACCTTCTACTTCCGGCACACCAACACCCAGGGCAACGCCGACTCGCAGTTCACCTGGGGATCAACCACCTGGCTGCCGGTAGCAGGAGCATTCGGTCTCTGACCCTCCGGTCACGAGCTTCGGCGGGGCGCAATGCCCGTAGAAGGTTGGGGTGTTCGACCTCGATGTGACGTCATGCGTTCGATCCTGTGGATACCCCGGGAGCAGCCGACACCCCACCACTCGGAACCCGCTGCGGCGACGCCCCGCGGACTCGCCGTTGGGGCTCCTGGCCCGCACTGCGATTGCTCGGGGCTTGACCGCCCCGGCTTCAGGTCGAACGATCTCCCGAGAGACTCGCAGCCCCGGGTTCAGTCTCAAGGGTTGGTTGTCAGGGACAGCGCTCGCAGGGCTGCCCAGTGGCGCCGGTGCGGTGTGTGCTCACCATTCCGGATCTTGTACGCGTAGTGGATCGAGAGTCCGGTTGCCGCCGCTATGGGCGCTGCCGACACAGTGCGGACCGTTGGGTAGATCGTGTTCGACGATCATCAGCTCCGAGCTGGTCGCGGCATCTTTGAGTTCTTGTTGGTGGCGGTCGAGGATGCCGGCGTGTCCGAGTCGTTCAGCGACGACGGCTTGTCCGTTGATCTTCTGGCTGAGGAGTTGGCGGGCGATGG
This genomic window from Acidimicrobiia bacterium contains:
- a CDS encoding SBBP repeat-containing protein; the protein is MARCVWSCSLQGKPRSPDAGCRGVHRGSGGGGDLVWADQLGGGSDDYGRGVAVDGSGNVYTTGYFFGTADFDPGAGTLNLTSAGSGDVFVSKLDSAGNLVWARQLGGGLDDIGQGVAVDGSGNVYTTGHFSGTADFDPGAGTLNLTSAGASDVFVVKLGDTTDPVVTPPSDVVEEATGPSGAVVSFGSGSATDNVGVTSGPTCVPPSGSLFPIGVTTVTCSASDAAGNVGSASFTVTVIRASTVGLVDPAQGLWYLRNGAGAVTSFYFGNPGDFPIVGDWDCDGDDTPGMYRQSDGFVYLRNSNTQGIADIRFFLGNPGGLPIVGDFNADGCDTVSIYRPSEGRFFIINALGQNDGGLGAAEFSYYFGNPGDKPFVGDFNGDGTETVGLHRESTGLVYFRNTHTQGVADSQFIFGDPGDRLIAGDWGIVDGVDTPAVFRPSTTTFYFRHTNTQGNADSQFTWGSTTWLPVAGAFGL